A DNA window from Pedomonas mirosovicensis contains the following coding sequences:
- the hslU gene encoding ATP-dependent protease ATPase subunit HslU yields the protein MAELTPKQIVAELDRYIIGQREAKKAVAIALRNRWRRQQLSPELRDEVSPKNILMIGPTGCGKTEISRRLAKLANAPFLKIEATKFTEVGYVGRDVDSIIRDLVEEAIRLVKENRRAGVREAAEKAAEERLLDALVGKDASSATRERFREMGRNGQLGDKEVELEVQDTGAGMPSFDIPGMPGASVGMINIGDMLGKALGPRTKRRKMTVDQAWDVLVAEESDKRLDQEEITREAIRATEQNGIVFLDEVDKIAVSNVQGGSVSREGVQRDLLPLIEGTTIATKYGPVKTDHILFIASGAFHVAKPSDLLPELQGRLPIRVELKGLTKDDFRRILTEPTNSLIRQYRELLATEQVTLDFTEDGIDAIARIAFEVNETVENIGARRLQTVMERLLEEISFDATEKPGETIAINGGYVEGQLQGLAKNTDLSRFIL from the coding sequence ATGGCCGAGCTGACGCCGAAGCAGATCGTGGCCGAGCTGGACCGCTACATCATCGGCCAGAGGGAAGCGAAGAAGGCCGTGGCCATCGCGCTTCGCAACCGCTGGCGGCGGCAGCAGCTCTCCCCCGAGCTGCGCGACGAGGTGAGCCCTAAGAACATCCTGATGATCGGGCCGACGGGGTGCGGCAAGACCGAGATCAGCCGCCGCCTCGCCAAGCTTGCCAATGCGCCGTTCCTCAAGATCGAGGCCACCAAGTTCACGGAAGTGGGCTATGTGGGCCGGGACGTGGATTCCATCATCCGCGATCTGGTGGAAGAGGCCATTCGCCTCGTGAAGGAAAACCGCCGCGCGGGCGTGCGCGAGGCCGCCGAGAAGGCCGCCGAGGAGCGGCTGCTCGATGCGCTCGTCGGCAAGGATGCCTCCAGCGCCACGCGCGAGCGCTTCCGCGAGATGGGCCGCAACGGCCAGCTGGGCGACAAGGAAGTGGAGCTGGAGGTGCAGGACACCGGCGCCGGCATGCCTTCCTTCGATATTCCCGGTATGCCAGGGGCATCCGTTGGCATGATCAACATCGGCGACATGCTGGGCAAGGCGCTGGGGCCGCGCACCAAGCGGCGCAAGATGACCGTCGACCAGGCCTGGGACGTGCTGGTGGCCGAGGAATCGGACAAGCGGCTGGACCAGGAGGAGATCACCCGCGAGGCCATCCGCGCCACGGAGCAGAACGGCATCGTCTTCCTCGATGAGGTGGACAAGATCGCCGTCTCCAACGTGCAGGGCGGTTCCGTCTCCCGCGAGGGCGTGCAGCGCGACCTCCTGCCGCTGATCGAGGGCACCACCATCGCCACCAAGTACGGCCCGGTGAAGACGGACCACATCCTGTTCATCGCCAGCGGCGCGTTCCACGTGGCCAAGCCCTCGGACCTGCTGCCCGAACTTCAGGGCCGCCTGCCGATCCGCGTGGAGTTGAAGGGGCTGACCAAGGATGACTTCCGCCGCATCCTGACCGAGCCCACCAACTCGCTCATCCGCCAGTACCGCGAGCTGCTGGCGACCGAACAGGTGACGCTCGACTTCACGGAAGACGGCATCGATGCCATCGCCCGCATCGCCTTCGAGGTGAACGAGACGGTGGAGAACATCGGCGCCCGCCGCCTGCAAACGGTGATGGAGCGCCTCTTGGAGGAAATCAGCTTCGACGCCACCGAGAAGCCGGGCGAGACCATCGCCATCAACGGCGGCTATGTGGAAGGGCAACTCCAAGGCCTCGCCAAGAACACCGACCTCAGCCGGTTCATTCTATAA